In Mytilus edulis chromosome 4, xbMytEdul2.2, whole genome shotgun sequence, the following proteins share a genomic window:
- the LOC139519188 gene encoding PACRG-like protein yields the protein MATSGQKRLGSGGLPSRTPLFSANKATSSKSESSASTRVSKPSDKLNPKTVDPFSSSTKGQSAFAAVYTKGGVPCRLQHGSVKHKLGWDTPPEQLPFDPVLVTLSEGLQESIHPYSFVARTGFKEMLESNGAIEKVLPLLPKVCYGLRAALGNKNSDVFAAGLEATIQLSNLTGPHLNPHLKNLLVPVSKRMMDKKFRDKITTALQTFEQNGGKEALPVIKSKVPTYTTIFM from the exons ATGGCAACATCAGGACAGAAAAGGCTGGGTTCAGGAGGCTTGCCATCCAGAACACCACTTTTTAGTGCTAACAAAGCAACAAGTTCAAAATCAGAGAGCTCTGCCAGCACAAGAGTGTCTAAACCATCAGATAAATTAAACCCTAAAACAGTAGACCCT TTTAGTTCATCAACAAAGGGTCAATCAGCATTTGCAGCTGTCTATACAAAGGGAGGGGTACCATGCAG GTTACAACATGGATCTGTGAAACACAAATTAGGATGGGACACTCCTCCAGAGCAACTACCTTTTGATCCTGTGTTAGTAACTCTATCGGAG GGTCTTCAAGAAAGCATACATCCATACTCGTTTGTTGCAAGAACAGGTTTTAAAGAAATGTTAGAATCCAATGGTGCCATTGAGAAAGTATTACCACTTCTGCCAAAAGTCTGTTATGGTCTTAGAGCTGCCCTA GGCAACAAAAACAGTGATGTATTTGCAGCAGGACTAGAGGCCACAATACAATTAAGTAATCTGACAGGACCTCACTTAAACCCACATCTCAAAAATCTTCTTGTTCCT GTTTCCAAAAGAATGATGGATAAAAAGTTTAGAGATAAAATTACAACAGCATTACAGACTTTTGAACAAAATGGGGGAAAG